AATTTGCCAAACTGCCGGAAGTTGTAAATATTCAGAGATGTATTTAATATTTATATTTTCTTTAGCTTTGAAAGTCGGGTAAACTGGAGATAAATACAAACCATCATATCTTTCATCAATTAAAGCTATTGCACCTTCCCAGCCTTTAACTTTGCTTAGGACTATATGATCTTTATGCAATTTGTGGAATACTTTATATGAAGTGTTACCATCTTGTATCCCACGAACAAAAAGACCTTTACCAAAGCCATAAACACCTGCAAAATTATATTCTTTGAAAACATCAACTTTTTCTGCATCTATATCCAATTCTAAAGCCTTCGATAATGATTTAGTAGAATATTTATTTTTACATTTTTCAAAAAAGGAAAATCTGAGATTCTTAATATCCCTTTCTTGAATTTCAATCAATTCTTTGATCTTCTTTATATTATCTTCTACTTTTTTTAATTTTGCAACTATCCGCTTTTGTTCTTCAAGTGGTGGAAGTGGGATTTCGAGCGAAAGAATATGTTTAGGTTTTATTTCAGTTTTAATACCACCAGGTAAATTATCTTTTAGAATATTTTGAAAGATATTACTTTTAAAATAATACCACATAAATATTATATCACATTTATTTTCTTTTGGATAATATGCTGAATAATGAATTGTTGCTGCAATTTCTTGAGGGTAATTATTAAGTGAAATCGCACCTTTAGAAGCGTTAATACCAGAAATAACCAAATCCTTTGGTAAAATTTTGATTAATTTAGTATTTGATTTTCCATCTTCTCTTAAATAGATTTTCCCTGTATTAAATTCAATTTTGGAAACGATAGGGATTTCTCCAGATAATACTTTTACTTCGTTAGGTTTTCCATTTCGCGAATCAAGATAATTATTAAGTTTTTGAATATTCCAACTACTCTTCATCTTCACCAATCTTCTTTTGTTCGTTAACATAAGTTTCTTCGGATTTCTTTTTAAGAGTTTTCAGATAATTGTTTTCATTCAGGATTTCAGTCTGGTATTTTGCAACAGCTTTTAGTTTTAGGAATCGTTCTTCTTTGCCAATATTTTCACGGATCATATCAGCATTCATACTTTCCAAATTGGAAAGAACAGCAAGTTCATTTATGCTGGCAATATCACGAATATTCATTTTCTTTTCTGCCAGTTTTGGATTGGCATTTCTCCAATCTTTGGCAGTGCAACCGAAAAGAGCAACATTCAAAATATCTGCTTCTTCTGCATAGATCAGCCATTGTTTATCAGTTTCATAATTAGTTTTCGGCAAAATGTAATTCTTAACTGCATCTGTTTGAATCAGATAATTTGTTTTGCTCAGAAGTCTTTTTACATTCCATTCCAGATTATATTGGTTTGTTTCAATCTCTTTTATGCGTTGATAATCTTTGATCAGATAAAGTTTGAAAGTCGGGCTAATCCAGGAAGCAAATTCAAAGGCAATATCTTTGTGAGCGTAAGTTCCGCCGTAGCGTCCAGCTTTGGAATTTATACCAATTGCATTTGTTGTTTCAATCCATTTTTTGGGAGTGAGAGTAAAACTGTTTGAGCCAGCTTCATTTTTAAAGGCATCGAATTCGATGCTATTAAAATTCGGATTATGAAGTTGTTCCCAAAGACCCAGAAATTCAATTGTGCTCCTTGTTCTCATCCAGTTTTGAATAATATAATTTGTTCTTTGCGGATCTCTGAATTTTGCCATATCGGTAAGAGAAATAAATTCTTCTTCCTTTTCGGAATACAGAACAATTTCCAATTCATTAACTTTTAATTTTGTTTTACTCACTTTATTTTCCTATTGTTTCATTAATTTCATTCATCAATTCCAGTATTTCATTTTCTCTTTTAAGAATTGATGAAACAAGTTCTTTTGGCTCTTTATACTCAAATTCATTCTTTCTGTTTGGATTTTTAATATCGAGATTTACAGTAACATTGCCGTTCTTATCTTTTCCGACAATATCTTCAATCTTTACATTCCACGCAAATTCCGTTTCCTTTCTATCGTACCACCATTCTTTTACAGGTTCGAGTTCTCTGCTTTGCAAAGGTTTGGTTTTGCTGTATTTTTTTCTGTCATCAGGAACAGCGATTTCATAAAACCAAATATTTTCTGTGGGTTTGCCGTGTTCAAAGAATAATACATTGGAAGGAATGTCAGTGTAAGGAGCAAAAACTCCGTCACCGAATCGAATAATTGTATGCAGATTGAAATTATCAATCAAATGTTTTTTGATGCGAGCGGCAACACCATCGGCAAATAAAGTTCCGTTTGGAACAACAACCGCAGCTCTACCACCTTTTTGGTTTATTTTTTTTCTTCTCAGTTTTCTCATTATTAATTGCAGAAATAAAAGTGCTGTTTCGGATGTTCGTTTATCTTTAGGAAAATTATTCAAAATTCCTTTTTCTTCCTCTCCGCCAAAAGGTGGATTTGTTATGATTATATCAACTCTTTCATTGTCTCCGATCTCTTGCAAACGGAATCTTAATGAATTCAAAGGATCAATTTGCGGAAATTTAAGTCCGTGTAAAAGCAGATTCATTTGACTGAGTAAATAAGGAAGAGATTTTGCTTCTCCACCAAAAATAGAATCCTTTTGCAAAATATCTTTCTGCTCAATCGTTTGAGCTTGCTTTTTCAAATGCTCAAAAGAAGCTACCAGAAAACCACCTGTTCCGCAAGCAGGATCTAAAACAGTTTCACCAATTTTAGGATTAATTACATCCACCATAAATTGAACAACAGGTCGAGGAGTGTAAAATTCTCCCGCATCCCCCGAAGCATCTCTCATTTCTTTTAAAATACTTTCATAAAGATGTGAAAGAGTAAAAATCTCTTCAGTTGAAGTGAAATGAATTTCATCAATTTTATTCACAACATCTCGGAGTAAATAACCGTTTATCATTCGATTATTCACACCTTTAAAAACTGTTGCAATTACATCTTTCCTACTTTTCCCAGATTCACTTTGTAAACTTCGCAAATAATAGAAAAGACCTGATTTTTCTGTTCCATCAGGTAAGAATGCTTTTTCATTATTGATAAATGCGAGCAGGTCATCACCTGTTAAATTTTGATCTTTTGCCCAATCTCTCCATCTATAAGGTGCTTCAATAATCGGGTTGTATTTTTCATTATTCAATAATGCTTCGGTTTCCAAAATTTGTTCGTTATCATCCAGAAATTTTAGAAACATTATCCAAGTTAGAATCGGAAGTCTGTCAGAATCCCCATTCAAACCTTTGTCTTTTCTCATTATTTTTCTACAGGATTTTACAATTCCCGAAAGTCTTTGTGCTGTTGTTATTTTTTTCGTTACTTTTGCCATTTATTTTCTCACTTGTTTCTATGCTACATAAAGATACTTTTTAATATCTTCCAGTGCTTTATTGAATTTATCGATTCCGCCGAATTCTTTTACAATCTCTATAATATTTCCCTTTTGAGAAATGGGGTCAACTTGAAGAATAGCAGGAGTTAATTCTGATAAACCAAATTCAACATATTTGTTTATTATCAAATCGATTATAGCTTTTGCTTTTTCTGAATATTCAGAAAAAATATCAGGTTTTTTCTTTTCCAATAATTTTGCTCGCTGTTTTCTGGTTAATGGTTTCAAATTATAAGCAACAAAACAGAGTAGATCGAAAAAATCAGAATCTTTCTGTTTAGAAACTTCTTGAAGCTGCTTAATTGTAATTCCCTGTTTTTCCAACAATTCAATAATCTCTTTTCTTTTGTCCAAATCTTCCCACGCTGTTTTAAATTCTTCCTGTGATTTGAAAAGAGTTGTTATTTTATCCTTTGCATAATGAGAATAGAGAACTTTTTTCAGTTTACCATTATTATCCAAAATTTGAACTGTTTCAGCTATAATTGTTACTTCACCTTCTTCCACATAATATTTCTTTCTCGGCTCTCCGATTTCTCCATCTTCGCCTTCACCATCAGATGAGCCATCATCATCTTTTTCTTCCCATTCAGGGAAATCAGAATCATCAGGAATTTCTTCTTCGTAAGTTCCTTCGATTGTTGTTCCTTCGTCATCAATTTCTTCATTTGTGATTAAAGGCGGTTCTCCATCGAAATCTTTGTCTGCAAAATTTCTGGTTGCACTTCCTGTATAATCTAAAATCGAGAAAAAAAGTTTATTTTTATCATCGCGAATTCTTGTTCCTCTGCCAATGATTTGTTTGAATTCAGTCATTGAATTTACGATTCGGAAAATTACGATATTTTTGCAGGTTGGAATATCAACGCCTGTGCTCAAAAGTTTGGAAGTTGTTACGATTACGGGAACATCTTCATCAATATCCATAAATCTGCTTAAATGACCTTTTCCTATTTCACCTTCTTCGGAAACTATTCTCACAACATAATCAGGGAAATCTTTTGTAAGATCAGTATTAAGATTATTGATTTCTGTTCTCATCTGATTTGCGTGTTCTTGATTGACACAAAAGATTATCGTTTTATCGAATCTGCCGTTTTTATTCATAAAATTTACAAGATGTCTTGCAACAGCCTTTGTTCTTGGTAGGTGGGAAAGCGTTCTTTCAAAATCTGAAGTTGTGTAAGTTCCGTCAGGGATTAACTCACCTTTAGCATCTTTCTGTCCTTCTTGAGGTCTCCAACCTGTTGCGTCAATATTCGGCACAATTCGATGAACAACATAAGGTGCCAGAAATCCATCTTCGATTCCTTGTTTTAGACTATAAGTATAAACAGGATTTCCAAAATATTTATAAGTGTCTTTATTATCTTCTCGTAGCGGAGTTGCTGTTAAGCCAAGATGAACAGCTTGATTAAAATAGGATAAAATTTTTCTCCAATTACTTTCATCGGAAGCACTGCCACGATGGCACTCATCAATCACAATTAAATCGAAAAAATCACGTTTGAATTTTCTGAATTTGCCTTCCCGGGTTTCATATTCAGCCAAAGATTGATATGTAGAAAAATAGATTTCTCTGCTTGTAACAATTCCTTCTTCGGGAACGAGACATCTTGCATCACCGAAAACTGCAAAATCTTTGGCGTGAGGATCATCAATCAAAAAACTTCTATCTGCAATAAAAAGCACTTTTGGTCGTCGGTGTTCATTTTTATTATTCCATCTGTTATTCCATAATTTGTAAATTATTTGAAAAGCAACAGTTGTTTTTCCTGTTCCTGTTGCCATTGTTAAAAGGATTCGTTTTTCACCTTCAATTACTTTTTGAATTACTCGATTGATTGCAATTGTTTGATAATATCTTGGCTTTTTTCCGATATTTTTAAATGGTTTGAGTAAAATGTCTTCTGAATTTTGTTGAATATTTTCTTCTTGCTTTTCTAGATTCCATAAATCAGTTGGACTTGGGAATGATTCTATTTTCTTTTCAATTCCGTTGATAAAGTTATATTCAATTATTTCATTTCCGTTTGTTGAATAAGCAAAATTCAGCTCTAATATTTTTGCATAATCTTTTGCCTGTTGTAATCCATCACTTGCTTTTTTGTATTTGCTTTTAGCTTCTATTACAGCAATCGGATAATTTGAAGAATATCGTAAAATATAATCAGCTCTTTTACCTTTTTTTCTTTTTGCTTTTCTCCCGAAAACCATAATTTTACCAGGAGTTATTTCGGTAAATGAGCGTTCTTGCAGAATTTGTTCATCACTCCAACCTGATTTATAAAGTTTTGGAGTAATTTGCTTTCTGCAAGTATCAGCTTCGCTTTCTTTGTCCAATATTCTCTTCATTATTTTTTCATTCATATTTTCATTTCTTTTTTGGTTCTTTTTTCGTCAATTCTTTTGGTAACTGCTCTTGCCGTTAATGTGTGTTCCCCGACCAACAGGTCGTGGATACTACCAATTTGGGAGTGTATACGAACTTTTTCCAATTTTGTTGAATTATTCATTTTCCAATTTTTGGTTATCGGGAATGCACAAATAAATTCAATTTTAATACTTCCACAAACTTTTTTCCGCTCAATTTCATTAGTAAAAACAGTATTCACCTCAATACATTGTTCTTTTTAATTTCCTTCCATTGTTGTCAAATTATTTTGTTTTTCAGAAATTTTTTGAGCGGAGTTTTAAATATTCTTCTCGATGCGGGAAACATGCAAAGCAGTCCGACAAGATCAGTTAAAAATCCGGGGGTAATGAGAAGCACAGATCCCACAAGAATGATCGCACCATCCAGCAAATGTTCAGCAGGAAATTTTCCCTGTGAAATTTCCATCTTGATCGCATCGATCGTGCCATAGCCCTGTGTTTTTGCAAGGTATGCCCCTCCCAATCCGGTGATCAGGATGATCGCGATCGTGCGCCAGAAGCCAATGAGCGGGGCAATCTTGATGAAAATAATGAGTTCGATCAGCGGAACCAGCGTAAAGATCAGGAAGAGAATAAGGACGGTCTTCTTTCGCATGCGAATTGTTGTTATTGCGTTTCGGTATCTTTCTTCTTCGGTCTGATAAGAAGGGAAAGGGGAATGAGCACTGCATAACCTAGTACGAGAAGGATCGTTCCGAATGTAGTTGCCGAATTCACGATGGCGAAACCCACGATGATCGCAGTGATCGCTGCAATAAAGAGCAGGATATTTATTTTTTCAAATTTGAATCTTTCGACCTTATCTGCTTTTTTCTGAGCCATGAAAACTCCTTTTGAATACGTTCAGAATATATGTTAAAATGTATAAGGACCAAATTCTTTGTCCAAAATATTCGTGTGCATCTTCTCAATTTATCTTACTGAAGCAGTTTGAGTTCTGTCTTTGCTTTGTCAACCGCTTCATCGTTATTGTTGAGCTCGATCGATTTCTTCAAATACTTTTTTGCTGCGGCATCCTTGCCGTTCTTCAGGTAGATCATGCCCAGATGATAGCTGATAACAGAGTCATCGACCCCTGCTTTTAGAACTTTTTCCATTGCTTTAAGCGCATCTTCATATAAGCCAAGTTTGTAGTACGCCCAGGCAAGACTGTCCCATATATAGATATTGTCCGGTGAGAGTTCCAATGCTTTTTCCAGCATAAATCGGGATTCTTCCAGACGTATGTTATCCTCGACCAAAGTATAACCGAGCCAGTTAAGAAGATCAGCATTATCAGGGAAAAATTGCAGCGCTTTCTCAAGTGTTGCTATCTCTTTCTCTCTGTTGCTGATTTCATTGTAGAATTGTGCTACGGTAAAATAAAGGTCGAGATTAGCAGAATCCTGCTCAACGGCAATAGTAAAATATTTATCTGCCTGGTCGATCTTATCGTGTTCAGCAAAATATTGCCCGAGCCAGCGGGGAGTTGATATATCTTTGGAGGGACGCTGCTCGAGTAATGTGTACACCGAGTCAACAGGTTCTCCAGTTTCAAGCATTGCATATGATATTAAAACAAGTGGATAATTTTGTATACATGGAGAAATCTCAAACTCGCTAATATATTTTTTGCTCAGGTCAAAGGAATCATTCTTTGCATAATTATACGCCAGTAATGCAGTAAAGGTACAGGCAAGGGTATCTGATTTTTCCTCGAGTGCGAAAACAAGAAGCCTGTGCAATAGTTTCGTGTCCTTACTCCGCTCCGCAATAAATGGAATAATATTGAGATGGTTGAGTAGCACACGCTCATCTTCGATCATAGAAAAATAGTGGCTTGCTTTTTCATAATGCTTGAGCTGAATTTCCGCGATTGCCATCATCTCATAGAGTTCCTGCAGGCGCTCCGGTTCAATCATATCTTTTTGTTCAAGCAGATACTCTCCATATTCAATCGTAAGAGGAAATTCCTTTGTTTTGAATGCAGCAAAGAAGAAGATACGGTTAAGAACTGAATCTGAAGATTCCATAGGAAAATAATCTCTCATCTCAATCACTTTATCAAACCGCTGCAGGAAATAGTAAGATAGAAGTAGCTGCCGAATTGAAAGAATAGATAACTCGGGATCTTCTTTAAGTGAATACCCAAGATGGGGAATGGCTTTTGTAAATTCTTTTTTATTGAAATAATGCTCTGCCAGCCACTGATGTCCCTGTATGAAGTCGGGTTCGAGCATAAGTATTCGGTCAAGTGTCATCTCTAACATGGGATCATCTTTCAGTCTGGAATATTCCTGTGCTATCTTGTAGAGCAGTTCGATATCATCTGTATTTGATTCCGCCTGATGAAGATATTGCATAGCTTTGTCACCATCTGCTTCATACAGCGCTATGTGGTATAACTCCAGATACAAATGATTAGAGCTCTCTGAATTTTCAATACCCTCAAATATGATCTCTTTTGCTTTTGAGATATTTCC
This window of the Candidatus Cloacimonadota bacterium genome carries:
- a CDS encoding KilA-N domain-containing protein, with product MSKTKLKVNELEIVLYSEKEEEFISLTDMAKFRDPQRTNYIIQNWMRTRSTIEFLGLWEQLHNPNFNSIEFDAFKNEAGSNSFTLTPKKWIETTNAIGINSKAGRYGGTYAHKDIAFEFASWISPTFKLYLIKDYQRIKEIETNQYNLEWNVKRLLSKTNYLIQTDAVKNYILPKTNYETDKQWLIYAEEADILNVALFGCTAKDWRNANPKLAEKKMNIRDIASINELAVLSNLESMNADMIRENIGKEERFLKLKAVAKYQTEILNENNYLKTLKKKSEETYVNEQKKIGEDEE
- a CDS encoding SAM-dependent DNA methyltransferase encodes the protein MTTAQRLSGIVKSCRKIMRKDKGLNGDSDRLPILTWIMFLKFLDDNEQILETEALLNNEKYNPIIEAPYRWRDWAKDQNLTGDDLLAFINNEKAFLPDGTEKSGLFYYLRSLQSESGKSRKDVIATVFKGVNNRMINGYLLRDVVNKIDEIHFTSTEEIFTLSHLYESILKEMRDASGDAGEFYTPRPVVQFMVDVINPKIGETVLDPACGTGGFLVASFEHLKKQAQTIEQKDILQKDSIFGGEAKSLPYLLSQMNLLLHGLKFPQIDPLNSLRFRLQEIGDNERVDIIITNPPFGGEEEKGILNNFPKDKRTSETALLFLQLIMRKLRRKKINQKGGRAAVVVPNGTLFADGVAARIKKHLIDNFNLHTIIRFGDGVFAPYTDIPSNVLFFEHGKPTENIWFYEIAVPDDRKKYSKTKPLQSRELEPVKEWWYDRKETEFAWNVKIEDIVGKDKNGNVTVNLDIKNPNRKNEFEYKEPKELVSSILKRENEILELMNEINETIGK
- a CDS encoding DEAD/DEAH box helicase — its product is MKRILDKESEADTCRKQITPKLYKSGWSDEQILQERSFTEITPGKIMVFGRKAKRKKGKRADYILRYSSNYPIAVIEAKSKYKKASDGLQQAKDYAKILELNFAYSTNGNEIIEYNFINGIEKKIESFPSPTDLWNLEKQEENIQQNSEDILLKPFKNIGKKPRYYQTIAINRVIQKVIEGEKRILLTMATGTGKTTVAFQIIYKLWNNRWNNKNEHRRPKVLFIADRSFLIDDPHAKDFAVFGDARCLVPEEGIVTSREIYFSTYQSLAEYETREGKFRKFKRDFFDLIVIDECHRGSASDESNWRKILSYFNQAVHLGLTATPLREDNKDTYKYFGNPVYTYSLKQGIEDGFLAPYVVHRIVPNIDATGWRPQEGQKDAKGELIPDGTYTTSDFERTLSHLPRTKAVARHLVNFMNKNGRFDKTIIFCVNQEHANQMRTEINNLNTDLTKDFPDYVVRIVSEEGEIGKGHLSRFMDIDEDVPVIVTTSKLLSTGVDIPTCKNIVIFRIVNSMTEFKQIIGRGTRIRDDKNKLFFSILDYTGSATRNFADKDFDGEPPLITNEEIDDEGTTIEGTYEEEIPDDSDFPEWEEKDDDGSSDGEGEDGEIGEPRKKYYVEEGEVTIIAETVQILDNNGKLKKVLYSHYAKDKITTLFKSQEEFKTAWEDLDKRKEIIELLEKQGITIKQLQEVSKQKDSDFFDLLCFVAYNLKPLTRKQRAKLLEKKKPDIFSEYSEKAKAIIDLIINKYVEFGLSELTPAILQVDPISQKGNIIEIVKEFGGIDKFNKALEDIKKYLYVA
- a CDS encoding FxsA family protein; translation: MRKKTVLILFLIFTLVPLIELIIFIKIAPLIGFWRTIAIILITGLGGAYLAKTQGYGTIDAIKMEISQGKFPAEHLLDGAIILVGSVLLITPGFLTDLVGLLCMFPASRRIFKTPLKKFLKNKII
- a CDS encoding tetratricopeptide repeat protein; translated protein: MKHYFIKPIVILSGFLILAGIAYASNPLFYYSMAEVAMEQGEYATADSLLSIAYQIDPTSEEVIIEKLNALYYLRDEEKLISFGEEVLTTGMVLPEVYIMLAHSYKELGNISKAKEIIFEGIENSESSNHLYLELYHIALYEADGDKAMQYLHQAESNTDDIELLYKIAQEYSRLKDDPMLEMTLDRILMLEPDFIQGHQWLAEHYFNKKEFTKAIPHLGYSLKEDPELSILSIRQLLLSYYFLQRFDKVIEMRDYFPMESSDSVLNRIFFFAAFKTKEFPLTIEYGEYLLEQKDMIEPERLQELYEMMAIAEIQLKHYEKASHYFSMIEDERVLLNHLNIIPFIAERSKDTKLLHRLLVFALEEKSDTLACTFTALLAYNYAKNDSFDLSKKYISEFEISPCIQNYPLVLISYAMLETGEPVDSVYTLLEQRPSKDISTPRWLGQYFAEHDKIDQADKYFTIAVEQDSANLDLYFTVAQFYNEISNREKEIATLEKALQFFPDNADLLNWLGYTLVEDNIRLEESRFMLEKALELSPDNIYIWDSLAWAYYKLGLYEDALKAMEKVLKAGVDDSVISYHLGMIYLKNGKDAAAKKYLKKSIELNNNDEAVDKAKTELKLLQ